The window AACCGCTCTTTCTATATTAAGGTGAACTCAAATTATGCCTAAGATTTAGACCACCTCgtgataatttttctaaaatcttGGTTCACTTTATCTCAGAAACGTATGGAGGAAAACACAGTTAAAGTTCTTGATGTTACAAAAGATCTTTATAAGCTGACAATGGAAAGAAGAAATTTAAAGATTATCGGCACCGATCGAAGTGTGGATTTACTGGCAAAGAGGCAGAAGGATGCAATTGATATGCATAATGGTATTGGAACCAGCAATGGAGATGATGAAAGCAGTAGCTCCCAAGAAGATGGATATGCCTCTTCAGCAATACTTTTAGGATCAAGTATCGCAGTCAGGAATGCGGTTCGTCCCATAAAGCTCCCTGAAGTGAAAAAAGTACCACCATATACAGCATGGATATTTTTGGATAGGTAAATCAAGATTTCTGTgtgattaattttattgacGCGTCTTCAAATTTCAACTTCTCTCTGCATCGATTTTTACGATTCCGTTCATTAGAAACGACCGGTAATTCTCACTCTGATATTTGTCCAAATTGAAAGTTTAGATGGTAGTTTGAGGATTAGAAATTGATTTATATCTGTAACTTTATGTCCTGACTACTGTGTCTTGGTTTATTCACCTATTTTATTATCTGATAAGTGATATCTTAATATTTAAACCGTCAAATGAAGATTAATTTTGCATTCGTGGCAGTATGTATCTTCTGGTTTTTGATTTTAagtttttcaatattattaaatgtgcttataatttgaatctttttattgtttttttgttttttgttttttgttttttgttttttgttttacaaTAGCCTTTTTTTCTCTTCATTGAGAAgtatttcttttgtattttacgTTATGTTTTTTGAGATGATTCATACCTTCATTTATGTGGAAAATTGATTATTGATGTGCACACTTCAAGTGTTTTTCCCCACTTTATCTATTAATTTCCTCCACCCTTTCTTTGGTTCCAAAGGACTGGCTACGGTTCAAAGTTTATGTGGAAGGACCAAGGATCAGAATACTATTTTCATCTGGTcatttttgccaaaatttgtgTTGCTAGAGaaggaaatatatatttattttaaattttttccatAGTGCAGAAATCAGAGGATGACCGAGGATCAGTCGGTGGTTGGTAGAAGAAGAATCTATTACGACCAGAATGGTGGTGAAGCTCTAATTTGTAGCGACAGTGAAGAAGAAGCAAAtgaggatgaagatgaaaaGAAAGAGTTTGCAGAATCTGAAGATTATATTCTCCGGTTGGTAAATGTGGCGTATAGCTTATAACCACGATTTAttattctctttttttttttttatcttgaaaTCTTGTGCTCGAAGACATCCACATTTTCACTCGCTCCTCTTATTTCCTCTTGTTATTTATGCATTGTGTTAAGCAACTTTATAGGTTGGTTATGGTCTTGTTTGTTTGATTGGAAATGGTGGATTTTTTATGTCTGCTCTATTCTGTCTGCCATTTCTTCATTCAGATGACTcatcaagtaaggtttaataGCCGTTGTCTCATTTGTCTGTGGCATACTAAGAACTGGTCGGCTGTTCTTTTTTCCTTTATCCCATCTCAGTGTGCAACTGAGAATTTATTTTCGAagttaaattatcaaattttaagttGCAGTTTTTGGTTTCCATTGTCATGTAAACATGAAATTGGTTCATAGGATCGCGTATTGAAACTTCTTGAAGCAAAATGAAGCTTAGTTTCCCAGTTGCTATATAAGTTAGAAGGTATGGGTACCTTGCTTCTAATGTTCTAAGAGTATCATTAGCAGCTTACTGTTCTAGTTCATTAGATACTCAACTCCATTCGTTGACAAGAAATCAGGCTCCACCTTTTCAACTGTAAATTCCATTTGTGTATTTCACTATTTCTATGTTTGTGCAAAAATGGGCTCCACACGTTAAAAACACTGAATTTGATGGGCCTTTTAAGATCATATGACATGAGTGATTAAAGGGAAGACTTCCTCCACAcgaaaatatttgtatttgtaaaataaaaaacatgtaATATATGTCAAAAGTGTACATCACACATCTATAACAGTAAATGAGAAACCCATTTTCTTTGTTTCATTTGTCATATCCTTGTGAATACTGAAATTTTCAATTCATCTTTGAGATGTAGTATCAAGTAAATCAAGACGAAATAACATGTTCAATCCTTGTGTTCTCAATTCATAAACTTTCATTTATCatatgattgtttttttttgtctttatcACTTTCCAGAAATACCATAAAAGAAATGGGTCTATCTGATGTCACATTCGATTTGTTGGCCCAATGTCTATCAAGAAAATCTTGCGAGATTAAGGTATGCCCTTAAACTGCAGATGACCAATGACGTGCCcgtatttattttctttctctTCCTCGTTTGTCCTTCAATACAATCtgagaaagaaaaaagaattgGTCATCGAGAAAATTTTGTTCTAGCTGTTTCCCATTTTCTTTTTGCTGGCTTTACAGAGATAAACTACCATCAAACATCTTATACAGGGAAGATTTGAAGATCTTATCAAGAACGAGACTGCTATTTGTCATATGAGCAATGGACATGTTGAAGGATTTGTGAATCCATATGTTGATAAAGATCTCGATGCTGCTTTAGATTCATTTGACAATCTCTTTTGTCGACGTTGCCTTGTAATCATGAAGTTTGCTTTTTTCTCATTTCCTGTGGGAAAAGTCTTTTGTTTGTGTGATACTGTTCCCATTTTTTGTCCTTCTAAAGTTCTCTATATGCTCACAGGTTTTTGATTGTAAACTACATGGATGTTCACAGGATCTTATCTTTCCTGTAAGTTCATTATCCAAGGTGATTTTAGCTAATTTGTTTACAAGTCTACTCATTGcttattatgtaaatttttcCTTTAGGCTGAGAAACAACTTTCATGTTATCCTGATGCTGAGAAGGAACCATGTGGGCCACACTGCCACCGGCTTGTATGtcgtcttcttcttctttttcaccGTTTCTTCAAATAGTTGTTAAATTGACAACTTTGAATTTGTATGTGTTCCTTTTAATATATCTTTCCTGCAATATTCTTGAACTCCTTTTGTccacaaaacataaattttaGTGTGAATTACTTGATGCATTTCCAGGGAAAAGATCTCCTTATTCCATTCTAACAATTATTTTGAAGGCTgattagtaatttattttcatcAGGTCCTTAAATTAGAGGGTAATGCCACAGCGAGCTCTGGACAGGCAATTTATGAAGAACAATTTGACCCAGCACCTACCGCTGCTGCCATGCAAGTGCAAAAGAGGAAGCATGTAGGTCAATCTGACAGGAAGAAATCAAAGTCTTGCCAAAGTGAAAGTGCTTCTTCCTCAGATATTAAACAAGTTACTGATATCACTTCATCACTGAAGAGTACATCTTCCGGAAAATCTGGGAGTGAAAAAAGGAGTAGCAAGAGAATAGCAGAAAATGTTCTAGTGGCTAAAACGAAAAAGCAGAAGAAAATTGCTGCATCTGATTCTGACTCTGTTGCAGGTTGTGGTCTCAGTTTGAAAAGTTTGAATCTTCGGAGCAGTTCATGTCGAGAAAATGAAGACACCCGGTCTTCTCAGAAAGTGTTATCCACAAGTTCTAGAAAGTCAAGAAGAATACAGTCCTCAGTACTGGATTCTGACAAGTCTTTGCTGGGAGAGGCTGCCAGTGGGGCATCAAATGAGATTGAGAGTAACCAACCTTTGACTAGTAGTGGTGACACCTTGAAGAAAGAAGAGtttgttgatgataatatgtataaaCAAGTGGTAATTGATAGTAAATGCTGGAAAACATTTGAGAAGGCTCTGTATGAGAAGGGCATTGAGATTTTTGGACGCAACAGGttactctaaatattttgattttctttacTTTATGACCagttcccatgttcttcgcgaCAAGgacattcttgtaaatattacTGTTTTCCTGACTCAAATGTGTCAcgtaatttatgtttttttctaCTTGGTTATTATCATAATGACTCAAATACTAATTTTATGTTCAAGATTTTGTTTAGGCTCGACTAAGTTTCCTATCTactaccatttttttttatctgctTTAGATGCAATGCTATTTCCTGAAGGACTATATACGTTTCATGCAGCTGTTTGATAGCTAGAAATCTTATGAATGGCCTGAAAAACTGTTCAGAAGTCTTCCAATACATGCATCTTTCAGAGAAGGATATATTCTCTCGAGCCAGTAATGGGACAACACTAACAGATGGTTACTTAAAGGCTGATGGTAATGAAACTGTGGTAAGCTGTTTTTTTCTCTTTGTCCATTTTCGTGTAAAATAACAACATTTTCAAACAGTTTTCATATATCCATTTTGTGTGAAAATAGAGTAATGGTGCACGAAGAAGATCGAGATTTTTACGCAGAAAAGGTAGAGTTCGTCGCCTAAAGTACACATGGAAATCTGCAGGTTACCAATCATTCAGGAAGCGAATTTCTGAAAGGAAGGACCAGCCTTGTCGACAGTACAATCCATGCGGATGTCAATCTGCATGTGGAAAAGAGTGTCCATGTCTTGTTAATGGTACCTGCTGTGAAAAATATTGCGGGTAAGATGACTTTTGTTCTTATGTATTCAGTGGgatcttaaaaatttaattggAGTTTTGTGGTTCAACTCATGCTGTTTCTGTCTGCTTCCCTCGTCTTTGGTGGTAACACCAtgctttatttttcttgtaCTCAGTCAAACAGCTGTTCCTTACCTATTGGTTGAAGTTCTAATGCCTTTTGGACTCGAATACAGTTTGCATGTTAAATTCCATATTTTTTGTCAATTTTAGATGTCCAAAGAGTTGCAAGAATAGATTTAGAGGCTGTCATTGTGCCAAGAGCCAGTGTCGTAGTCGTCAATGCCCTTGCTTTGCTGCTGACAGAGAGTGTGATCCAGATGTATGCCGAAATTGTTGGATCAGGTAAGGCGTCACTGACTGTGTGGTTTCTTGTGGTATGAGGTTCTTAGTTGAAATGGATACCTTGGGATGTTGTAACAaagctttatttttattttcacattttttacACAGTTTGGCTATCCATGACAATGCTGTTTTGATGGACTCCATTCCAGTATTCTGATATTCTTGGATTCTGATGTATAAGAATGTTCAATTTCTGAAAAAAATAGATTTCTACTTTCTGTGAAATAGTTATGCTGTTTGATTTGGTTTGACAGTTGTGGCGATGGCACCCTTGGGGTGCCTTCTCAAAGAGGTGATAATTACGAATGCAGGAATATGAAGCTTCTTCTGAAACAACAGCAGAGGGTAATACTCTCCAAAAGTATCCTCTTTACTTCAAGCTTCCCACTCGAGGGAATTTTTTCCATATTGCTTGTTTCTTTACCTAACTTGAGAGAGATTGTGTATTAGGGGGAGGCATTACTATTACCGAATGGCAATCAATGTTTAAGAAAGTTGATTCCCACTCAATCTTATTAGCTTATAAAGTTTTTGAGAGCCTAAAGTCTCAAGTCGCAACTCTCATGCTTCTAGAGATATGGAGTGTTAGTTTGAAGCATAGTTCTGATGGTATTATGTGCTTTCAGGTTTTACTGGGGAGATCTGACGTATCAGGTTGGGGAGCATTCTTGAAGGTAAAATTCAGAATATGATGCACATATAAAATTTGTCTGACAACTTACAATTAGTCACACTGCAGAATAGCGTCGGTAAGCATGAATATCTTGGAGAGTACACTGGTGAACTAATATCACACCGTGAAGCCGACAAGCGTGGGAAGATATATGATCGTGAAAATTCTTCATTTCTCTTTAACCTAAATGACCAGGCATGATATTGTAAACTTTTTATATCAACAAGTATTTCTTATCTATGCTTACAACTCCCCCTTTTTGTCCTCCATAAACCTGTAGAAATGTAAGAAAAAACGACATTGATGATTTTTTCCTCATTTTCAGTTTGTGCTTGATGCTTATCGGAAGGGCGACAAATTGAAGTTTGCTAACCATTCCCCAGATCCAAATTGCTATGCAAAGGTAACTGGTACCACATTATTGATTTATCATACATTGATAATCCGTACATCAATTTCTCTTGTAATACTAAAGTTGGACGCATCATCATGTCAACATAAATCACACCTCTTTGTGGTCATTTTACAAAGTGAAGTATGAACTTTAATTTTAACTTTGTCCATACCATTATCTGGTTTTATCTATTTCAAATCGCTTGGTAGGTCATTATGGTGGCAGGAGATCACAGAGTAGGTATATTTGCCAAAGAGCGAATTTGTGCTGGAGAAgaattattttatgattatcGTTATGAAGCAGACAGAGCTCCAGCATGGGCGAAAAAGCCTGAGGCGTCTGGTACTAAGAGAGAAGAAGGGGCTCCTTCAAATGGTCGCGCCAAGAAGCACACGTAATTGGattatattcatttatttagACAGATATGTCATTCATTCCTGACAAAAATCGTCCTTGAAACACCTTCTGGCTGAGGTTCTGATAATTTAGTTGCTGGAGGTAGGGTAACGGTAACTCATCATCTCCGGAGTAACCTAAACTGATTCTTTTGTTCGTGGTATACTTTACTATTGAGTCTATTCAACAAAACAGGAAAGAATACAGACgctcatgatttttttttcattccaaTTGAAAATCAGTTGTAAAATGCATTTAATTGGTTTACTCTGATTAACAAAAGGTCGTTTTCAAGGCACTTATGATTACTATGCGATGTAGTAAATACCAAGCAATGATTCCTCACTGAGACGGTGAGACACAGTCCGATGTTACTGTATAAGCTTCTGTTGATGCATGTGTTTGCCTCTtctatttgaataaaaaattaaagatcCAACTATGGATGTGGGTTGCCGTATATCAGTACTAGGAAACTCGCTGCCTGATCTGGCTTGAAATGGTTGTGCCTGGTAAAGCCTGGATCCATCCTCATGGGGCCCTACAACTAACAAGGCTAGTCTTCAGAAACTTGTGTTGTGCCAGCCTAAATTTTGGCTTTAATATTGGTGCAGCCTtaattcgttttttttttttttcatttcattacCATATTTTTGTTTACCTAATGGTGACACTCCGGGTAAACTGGGAAATTCCTAACATGGTATAAGTATCAACTGGGTGGCTGCCATTGTCTCTTACCTCATCTCTAAGAGCATGAAACATTTGTACACCGGTGGATGGGTTCGCAAAGActacaaaatttgtattttttaaataaatttaattatttattttcttgtttcaGCATATATAGACAGTCGAAGGGTACACGGGGAGTATGGTGACAGTTGGTTGTTAAGCgaactcatattttaaaaagaaatgatTACCTAAAACATTCATTAATTCACGTATATATGGAGAAGTGCTTTACCTTTTAAAGTTACCAGAGGGAACCAATCcaacaataaattatttattaaactaCTAAAAGTTTTatcattacaaaaaaatattctcgAAAAGTTGTTAAATTGGTTATGTAATGTTGTCTAACCCTTTTTTAATAGTTGAACAAAagattttgttgaatttactagTATTATTCAACCTGGTTGCACAATATATCTAGGCACATGTTTaagaaatattgttttgatatatataaggAATACAAAGAGTCATTGATTTTGCATCTTTTATGTATTACTTGTAGAGTTAGTTTGACAACTGATATTTGAATTAAAGTAAAATTGGAATCTTATCTTGTTGTTATATGTTATTggattgggaaaaaaaattatctttagATAAATTAGAATCGTCACACATCATATATAATGTAGCtagatatgttttaaatattgttaagatttatgacatacaaagaaaaataatgtcAATCACATTAGATAATATGAGTGCATATAATGTTGCAAATAAATACGTGAAAGATTCATTAAGACAAATTTTAGAAGGTAATTTGCTTCATGTTAGATGCGCATGTAATATTATCaacttatatgttaaatatgattttgataAACACATGTCTACTAcgatagaaaaattcaaaatatgtgAGAAATTATTATGTAAAAGAAAATATGAGCGTGATTGAAAAACGCTAGTCATTGCTAACGAAATTAGATATAAGAAATTTTCTATTCATGTGGAAACTCAATAAAATTCTTTGTATCGATAGCTTAATACCTTGTTATGTTTTAAAGATTTACTTACACTATATTACAACAATATTGCGGCAtaagttttaatatttattgacTTTGAATGAGATATTTTAAGTAACTGTGTTTATTTGTTGTAAATTCTTAAAGAGGTAACCGAAAAATTTCCCGACGTCGACTACTCTATTGCAACTATGTTCCTATCTCtgttttttaatatgtttttaaaatttattgattatcGTACCGATGTTGTTATGAGTGATTTTGTATCAAGTACGGAagataacattttaaaaaattgagaaattatCCCAATTGTACATGACTTAGCAACTTTGTTTGACCATATTCGAAGTCAAGGTGGcttagaattttttttgaatattatgaTAACTTTCTTAAGAAGAATGTTGACAATAAAAAAAAGTCTATC of the Primulina huaijiensis isolate GDHJ02 chromosome 1, ASM1229523v2, whole genome shotgun sequence genome contains:
- the LOC140974212 gene encoding histone-lysine N-methyltransferase CLF isoform X1 codes for the protein MPPTMSAPKASPSTSGSYPAITGQQESIPPPREVSAVVDSFRKQVALNRSFYIKKRMEENTVKVLDVTKDLYKLTMERRNLKIIGTDRSVDLLAKRQKDAIDMHNGIGTSNGDDESSSSQEDGYASSAILLGSSIAVRNAVRPIKLPEVKKVPPYTAWIFLDRNQRMTEDQSVVGRRRIYYDQNGGEALICSDSEEEANEDEDEKKEFAESEDYILRNTIKEMGLSDVTFDLLAQCLSRKSCEIKGRFEDLIKNETAICHMSNGHVEGFVNPYVDKDLDAALDSFDNLFCRRCLVFDCKLHGCSQDLIFPAEKQLSCYPDAEKEPCGPHCHRLVLKLEGNATASSGQAIYEEQFDPAPTAAAMQVQKRKHVGQSDRKKSKSCQSESASSSDIKQVTDITSSLKSTSSGKSGSEKRSSKRIAENVLVAKTKKQKKIAASDSDSVAGCGLSLKSLNLRSSSCRENEDTRSSQKVLSTSSRKSRRIQSSVLDSDKSLLGEAASGASNEIESNQPLTSSGDTLKKEEFVDDNMYKQVVIDSKCWKTFEKALYEKGIEIFGRNSCLIARNLMNGLKNCSEVFQYMHLSEKDIFSRASNGTTLTDGYLKADGNETVSNGARRRSRFLRRKGRVRRLKYTWKSAGYQSFRKRISERKDQPCRQYNPCGCQSACGKECPCLVNGTCCEKYCGCPKSCKNRFRGCHCAKSQCRSRQCPCFAADRECDPDVCRNCWISCGDGTLGVPSQRGDNYECRNMKLLLKQQQRVLLGRSDVSGWGAFLKNSVGKHEYLGEYTGELISHREADKRGKIYDRENSSFLFNLNDQFVLDAYRKGDKLKFANHSPDPNCYAKVIMVAGDHRVGIFAKERICAGEELFYDYRYEADRAPAWAKKPEASGTKREEGAPSNGRAKKHT
- the LOC140974212 gene encoding histone-lysine N-methyltransferase CLF isoform X2, with the protein product MTEDQSVVGRRRIYYDQNGGEALICSDSEEEANEDEDEKKEFAESEDYILRNTIKEMGLSDVTFDLLAQCLSRKSCEIKGRFEDLIKNETAICHMSNGHVEGFVNPYVDKDLDAALDSFDNLFCRRCLVFDCKLHGCSQDLIFPAEKQLSCYPDAEKEPCGPHCHRLVLKLEGNATASSGQAIYEEQFDPAPTAAAMQVQKRKHVGQSDRKKSKSCQSESASSSDIKQVTDITSSLKSTSSGKSGSEKRSSKRIAENVLVAKTKKQKKIAASDSDSVAGCGLSLKSLNLRSSSCRENEDTRSSQKVLSTSSRKSRRIQSSVLDSDKSLLGEAASGASNEIESNQPLTSSGDTLKKEEFVDDNMYKQVVIDSKCWKTFEKALYEKGIEIFGRNSCLIARNLMNGLKNCSEVFQYMHLSEKDIFSRASNGTTLTDGYLKADGNETVSNGARRRSRFLRRKGRVRRLKYTWKSAGYQSFRKRISERKDQPCRQYNPCGCQSACGKECPCLVNGTCCEKYCGCPKSCKNRFRGCHCAKSQCRSRQCPCFAADRECDPDVCRNCWISCGDGTLGVPSQRGDNYECRNMKLLLKQQQRVLLGRSDVSGWGAFLKNSVGKHEYLGEYTGELISHREADKRGKIYDRENSSFLFNLNDQFVLDAYRKGDKLKFANHSPDPNCYAKVIMVAGDHRVGIFAKERICAGEELFYDYRYEADRAPAWAKKPEASGTKREEGAPSNGRAKKHT